Proteins encoded within one genomic window of Chitinophagales bacterium:
- a CDS encoding lycopene cyclase domain-containing protein, translated as MVPEKLTYVFVDLFTIIFPLLFSFTKSFDFRTHWRYYFPGNLLIALLFILWDIYYTKIGVWGFNLKYTIGVQIFNLPVEEILFFICIPYACVFTYYCFRKFIFAKMKYSFDQFWLILGIVSIVFGIFHYDKLYTSAAFISCGITLVIAYRFAKIKFLHFLLFYLIILIPFYIFNGILTGSFMNRIVVFYNNSENLGFRILTVPFEDIFYGLALLLSNILLFEFYLHKSTK; from the coding sequence ATGGTTCCAGAGAAACTTACTTATGTTTTCGTAGATTTATTCACAATAATATTTCCATTGTTGTTTTCATTTACTAAGTCATTTGACTTTAGAACACACTGGAGATACTACTTCCCTGGCAATCTACTAATAGCCTTGCTGTTTATATTATGGGATATTTATTATACTAAAATAGGCGTATGGGGTTTTAATTTGAAATATACTATTGGAGTACAAATTTTCAACCTTCCAGTAGAAGAAATTTTATTTTTTATCTGCATACCTTATGCTTGTGTTTTCACTTATTATTGTTTTCGAAAATTCATTTTCGCTAAAATGAAATACTCCTTCGATCAATTTTGGCTCATTTTAGGAATAGTAAGCATCGTGTTTGGAATTTTTCATTATGACAAACTTTATACTTCTGCAGCCTTTATCAGCTGTGGAATTACCTTAGTCATTGCCTATCGTTTCGCAAAAATCAAATTTCTACATTTTCTATTGTTTTACTTAATAATTCTTATCCCCTTCTATATATTCAATGGTATCTTGACAGGAAGTTTTATGAATAGAATCGTCGTATTCTATAATAATTCTGAGAATTTAGGTTTTCGTATATTAACTGTACCTTTCGAAGATATATTTTATGGTTTGGCGCTTTTGTTGTCCAATATCCTACTTTTTGAATTTTATCTCCATAAATCCACGAAATGA
- a CDS encoding SDR family oxidoreductase, translated as MKNYLIIGGSSGIGRALATNLCHEHNVYASFFKNEVSDSTINYFSYQTNSEFPIDALPETIDGIAYCVGAINLKPFHRITEEDYINDYKLQVLGAVKVIQSVLPRLKAAQNASIVLFSTVAVQTGFTFHSLVSASKGAIEGLTRSLAAELAPKIRVNCIAPSITNTPLAQPLLNTPEKIEASAQRHPLNRIGSPEDAAELAAFLLSDKSSWITGQVFKLDGGISSIKK; from the coding sequence ATGAAAAACTATCTTATCATAGGAGGATCTAGCGGTATAGGTCGGGCACTTGCCACCAATCTATGTCATGAGCATAACGTCTATGCTAGTTTTTTTAAAAATGAAGTGTCGGACAGTACAATAAATTACTTTTCATACCAAACCAATAGTGAGTTCCCTATAGATGCACTTCCTGAAACAATCGACGGAATAGCATATTGCGTAGGTGCTATTAATTTAAAACCATTTCACAGAATCACCGAAGAAGATTATATCAATGACTATAAATTACAAGTACTAGGCGCCGTCAAAGTCATTCAATCTGTTTTACCACGTCTCAAAGCTGCACAAAATGCTTCTATTGTCTTGTTTTCTACAGTCGCTGTGCAGACAGGATTTACATTTCATAGTTTAGTCTCTGCTAGTAAAGGCGCTATAGAAGGTTTGACGCGTTCCTTAGCTGCTGAACTGGCCCCCAAAATTAGAGTAAATTGTATAGCACCGTCTATTACTAACACTCCGCTTGCCCAACCTCTTCTCAATACCCCTGAAAAAATAGAAGCCAGTGCACAACGCCATCCATTAAATAGAATTGGCTCTCCAGAAGATGCTGCTGAATTAGCTGCATTTCTTCTCAGTGATAAATCTAGCTGGATAACTGGACAAGTATTCAAACTCGATGGAGGTATTTCTTCTATAAAAAAATAA
- a CDS encoding SRPBCC family protein, with the protein MAGIYQLRTKQEIPATIDQVWKFISSPRNLKKITPEYMGFEITNEPIVDVMYAGMIISYKVKPILGIPMNWVTEITHVKDKEYFVDEQRVGPYAIWHHQHKISPIDGGVLMEDIVSYKPPFGILGDIANSLFIRNQLKAIFDFRFIAVEREFGKLNL; encoded by the coding sequence ATGGCTGGAATATATCAACTTCGCACCAAACAGGAAATCCCTGCTACGATTGACCAAGTTTGGAAATTTATTTCCTCTCCTAGAAATTTGAAGAAGATTACACCAGAGTACATGGGTTTTGAAATCACGAATGAACCGATAGTTGACGTCATGTATGCTGGTATGATTATTTCCTATAAGGTCAAACCTATATTAGGCATACCTATGAACTGGGTTACAGAAATCACTCATGTCAAGGATAAGGAATACTTTGTCGATGAGCAGCGGGTAGGACCATACGCTATATGGCACCACCAGCATAAAATATCTCCCATTGATGGAGGAGTCTTGATGGAAGATATAGTGTCTTATAAACCACCGTTCGGAATTCTAGGAGATATAGCCAACTCATTATTTATTCGAAATCAACTAAAAGCGATCTTCGATTTTCGGTTTATAGCGGTCGAAAGAGAGTTTGGAAAATTAAACTTATAA
- a CDS encoding DUF2452 domain-containing protein, whose translation MSKKPDNIVYDEEQGYHAKLLPYATSIGAPVIKIDDVSSWKVSGIQKVNKSIHSRFNELKEEYNKLLKEFQWNELVYNARFTFEPVVGETYYLYKDKTGQNFLSLISPKEWNQEYLGTTMLNSERKWCLIELNPVAASTIEND comes from the coding sequence ATGTCAAAAAAACCTGACAATATAGTATATGATGAAGAGCAGGGATATCATGCTAAATTACTTCCCTACGCTACATCTATAGGTGCACCTGTTATCAAAATAGATGATGTCTCGAGCTGGAAAGTATCTGGAATCCAAAAAGTAAATAAATCTATTCATTCACGGTTTAATGAATTAAAAGAAGAGTATAACAAACTCTTAAAGGAATTTCAATGGAATGAATTGGTTTACAATGCACGATTTACCTTCGAACCTGTAGTAGGAGAAACCTACTATTTGTATAAAGATAAAACTGGACAAAACTTTCTATCTCTTATCTCACCTAAAGAATGGAATCAAGAATATCTAGGTACTACTATGCTCAATAGTGAACGGAAATGGTGTTTGATAGAATTGAATCCAGTCGCCGCTTCAACTATAGAGAATGATTAA
- a CDS encoding TIGR03643 family protein → MIKATWTNSELNRIIEMAWEDRTPFEAIEFQFGAAESDVIKIMRAELKRSSFNLWRQRVNEGVSQKHLKKRLKGINRFKCSLQRTITNNKISKR, encoded by the coding sequence ATGATTAAGGCCACTTGGACTAATTCAGAGTTGAATCGCATCATTGAAATGGCTTGGGAAGATCGCACACCCTTCGAAGCTATCGAGTTTCAGTTTGGCGCAGCAGAATCCGATGTCATAAAAATCATGAGAGCAGAGCTCAAAAGATCCAGCTTCAATCTTTGGCGGCAACGTGTCAATGAAGGGGTAAGTCAAAAACACTTAAAGAAAAGACTTAAAGGAATCAATAGGTTTAAATGTTCTCTACAACGAACCATTACGAATAACAAGATATCTAAGAGATAA
- a CDS encoding DUF429 domain-containing protein has protein sequence MSDNSSILGIDYGGRTKGTVALAWLKEDLICAYQCSIKEDADVYINQFIVDNKIKLVAIDAPLSLPIVYTNKKLGNDYHYRKADRETKAMSPLFIGGFTANSMSFRAQNENIKFIETFPSHFLRIIEIKKPKGDYNATINLILKKLNYKFKLNNIVETPHQFDAICCLLSGIRYTEKITLCFGDELEGQIFI, from the coding sequence GTGTCAGATAATTCTTCTATTTTAGGCATTGATTATGGGGGTAGAACGAAAGGCACCGTCGCACTTGCTTGGCTCAAAGAGGATTTAATTTGCGCGTATCAATGCAGTATAAAAGAAGATGCTGATGTCTATATTAATCAATTTATAGTTGACAATAAAATCAAGTTAGTAGCTATTGATGCTCCGCTGTCATTACCTATAGTCTATACCAATAAAAAACTAGGCAATGATTATCACTACAGAAAAGCTGATAGAGAGACCAAAGCCATGTCACCACTTTTCATAGGAGGATTTACTGCGAACTCAATGTCATTCAGAGCACAAAATGAGAACATAAAATTTATCGAAACCTTCCCTTCACACTTCCTGCGAATTATAGAGATAAAGAAACCTAAAGGAGATTACAATGCTACAATAAATTTAATCTTGAAAAAGCTAAACTATAAGTTTAAACTCAACAATATCGTTGAAACTCCTCATCAATTTGATGCCATATGCTGTCTTCTTTCTGGAATTAGATACACGGAGAAAATCACACTATGCTTTGGAGACGAGCTGGAAGGGCAAATTTTTATTTGA